From Cecembia calidifontis, one genomic window encodes:
- a CDS encoding FecCD family ABC transporter permease, translated as MHKVFVSKKHYTRKKALLLILGIFVILTGLISLSIGPYDLSIKEVLNGIFQTKSLPLPATERGDLARLIIWEIRMPRIILAVLVGSALSISGNIFQSCFRNPLVEPYILGVSSGAAFGASMAIVFPAMFFSIPLSAFLFAGLTVLLTLSLGVVRGQIQTLSLILAGVVIGSFFSSLVSILKYLSNDAALREIVFWLLGGFYHSGWNEIYLLAPIIIPLSGLVWLLGWKLNVISIGDEEAKSLGVDPKKNKIILILCATVLTSLSVAYVGIIAWVGLMVPHAARMIIGPDNRYVIPLSALIGTLFLLFCDTLARNMATGEIPIGILTSILGAPYLIYLLRTKTV; from the coding sequence ATGCATAAGGTATTTGTTTCCAAAAAACATTACACTAGAAAGAAGGCACTTCTGCTAATTCTGGGGATTTTCGTGATCTTGACAGGCTTGATTTCTCTGAGTATTGGCCCATATGACTTATCAATAAAGGAGGTGTTAAATGGGATCTTTCAGACCAAAAGTCTTCCGCTTCCTGCCACGGAAAGAGGGGATTTGGCAAGGTTAATCATCTGGGAAATTCGAATGCCAAGAATCATATTGGCAGTTTTGGTTGGCAGTGCCTTATCCATTTCCGGAAACATCTTCCAATCTTGTTTTAGGAATCCTTTGGTGGAGCCTTATATCCTTGGAGTGTCCAGTGGTGCGGCTTTCGGGGCTTCGATGGCCATCGTTTTTCCTGCCATGTTTTTTTCTATTCCATTATCCGCCTTTCTTTTTGCCGGATTGACAGTCTTACTGACCTTGTCCCTGGGAGTTGTCAGGGGACAGATTCAAACATTATCCTTAATCTTAGCAGGGGTGGTCATAGGTTCTTTCTTTTCATCCCTAGTTTCTATTTTAAAATATTTATCCAATGATGCTGCTCTAAGAGAAATAGTATTTTGGCTTTTAGGAGGATTCTACCACAGCGGTTGGAATGAAATCTATCTTTTAGCTCCAATAATCATTCCTTTATCCGGACTCGTTTGGTTGTTAGGATGGAAGTTGAATGTGATTTCGATTGGAGATGAAGAAGCCAAGAGCTTAGGTGTGGACCCGAAAAAAAATAAGATTATCCTGATCCTGTGTGCTACAGTTTTAACATCCCTTTCGGTGGCCTACGTAGGCATTATAGCCTGGGTAGGATTGATGGTTCCCCATGCAGCAAGAATGATCATTGGGCCTGATAACCGTTATGTAATTCCATTATCCGCTTTAATTGGAACCTTGTTCTTACTTTTTTGTGATACCCTTGCCAGAAATATGGCCACTGGAGAAATCCCGATTGGTATTCTTACTTCAATCTTAGGTGCTCCTTATCTGATTTATTTACTAAGAACCAAAACCGTATAA
- a CDS encoding ABC transporter ATP-binding protein yields the protein MLLEVDQLSFQYDTKPIFQDVSFALKAGELCAILGINGSGKSTLFKCIMGFIHANRGSISFDGINVKRHKIIEIAKKVAYVPQDHPITFPYLVREMVLMGRTSHISNFLKISDEQYFKVEEALQALSLGDLADKPFNQLSGGQRQMVLIARALAQETKLMLLDEPTSSLDFKNQLLIWRTLLQLKKEGKSVLVCTHDPNHVLWFCDRVLILDNKKLIADGPPKEVMTEQLLQQVYGTMCTLEAVANKKMVLPRMS from the coding sequence ATGTTGCTGGAGGTAGATCAATTAAGTTTTCAGTATGATACCAAACCTATTTTTCAGGATGTCAGTTTTGCTTTGAAAGCCGGGGAACTATGTGCTATTTTGGGTATTAATGGAAGTGGAAAGTCCACACTCTTTAAGTGTATTATGGGCTTTATACATGCAAATAGGGGGAGCATTTCTTTTGATGGAATCAATGTCAAACGACATAAAATCATCGAAATCGCAAAAAAAGTAGCTTATGTCCCTCAAGATCATCCCATTACTTTCCCTTACTTGGTCAGAGAAATGGTTCTCATGGGAAGAACTTCACACATTTCTAATTTTTTAAAAATATCAGATGAGCAATACTTCAAAGTAGAAGAGGCGTTACAAGCACTTTCTTTAGGGGATTTAGCGGATAAACCCTTTAATCAGCTTAGTGGTGGACAGCGGCAAATGGTATTAATCGCACGGGCACTGGCCCAGGAGACCAAATTGATGTTATTGGATGAACCCACTTCCTCTTTGGATTTTAAAAATCAATTGCTGATTTGGCGTACATTGTTACAATTGAAGAAGGAGGGAAAGTCAGTCTTGGTCTGCACCCATGACCCTAATCATGTACTTTGGTTTTGTGACCGCGTACTCATTTTGGACAATAAGAAGTTGATCGCTGACGGTCCACCAAAAGAAGTGATGACAGAGCAGTTACTACAGCAGGTTTATGGTACCATGTGTACCTTGGAAGCTGTTGCAAACAAAAAGATGGTCCTTCCTCGAATGAGTTAG
- a CDS encoding hydrogenase maturation protease produces the protein MIKTAILGFGNPVRSDDAVGCEVIRLLKDKLNPVNEHLTIIDMGTSAFEVLFSLKNHDRILLIDGVIHSGHEDGSLFKLPAEEIQSAIQDDPMVFLHSLKWDQALSYAKKIFRDEFPEDNITVYLIAITDTKLSVGMSEVIQRSAHNLANKIIEDLELFEKNGKGL, from the coding sequence ATGATAAAAACTGCCATACTTGGATTTGGTAACCCTGTGAGAAGTGATGATGCTGTAGGTTGTGAGGTAATTCGCTTATTAAAAGATAAGTTGAATCCTGTTAATGAGCACTTGACCATTATTGATATGGGGACTTCAGCCTTCGAGGTCTTGTTTTCGCTTAAAAATCATGATAGGATTTTACTCATAGACGGTGTCATACATTCTGGCCACGAAGACGGAAGTCTATTTAAATTGCCTGCTGAGGAGATCCAATCAGCCATACAAGATGATCCCATGGTTTTTCTGCACAGTCTCAAGTGGGACCAAGCGCTCTCCTACGCCAAAAAAATCTTTAGGGATGAATTTCCTGAAGACAATATCACCGTTTATTTGATAGCAATCACAGATACTAAATTAAGCGTTGGTATGTCAGAAGTCATCCAACGATCTGCGCACAACTTGGCCAATAAAATTATTGAAGATTTAGAACTATTTGAGAAAAATGGAAAGGGCCTTTGA
- a CDS encoding nickel-dependent hydrogenase large subunit, which translates to MSTYKELNISPVGRVEGDLDVKVYMENGVVTRAHTQAAMFRGFEQIMAGKDPQSGLIVTPRICGICGGSHLYCASSALDTIWKTQLTPNALLLRAIGQATETLQSIPRWFYAIFATDMANKKFANKPLYEEVTKRFAAYVGTSFQTGLTASALPVEVYAIFGGQWPHSSYMVPGGVMCAPTLKDITRAHAILNHFRNRWLETNFLGGSIERYLQIKSWDDMLAWVEENESQRNSDLGLFIRAGLEFGIDKFGQGVGKFIAYGTYLHKDRYNHPTIEGRNDAVISAGGFYDGSKFHRLNHLDIQEHVDHAWYKQVPPAHPWDEPIPTPVPSQNLENTDFSGKYSWSKAPRYMGFAAEAGPLSRVIMAGNPDNLEHQNRDPLFLDIMDKLGPSVFTRTLARLHEAPRIYEYLNEWLSQIDLDGEFYIKPEERDGKGWGATEAARGALAHWVEIKNGVIENYQVMAPTTWNVGPNDGKGNPGPIEAALEGTEIEDPHDPVEVGMVARSFDSCLVCTVHAHDGKSGKELTKFKL; encoded by the coding sequence ATGTCAACATATAAAGAATTAAATATATCTCCGGTCGGACGTGTAGAAGGAGACTTGGACGTAAAAGTGTATATGGAAAACGGGGTAGTGACAAGAGCACATACCCAGGCTGCCATGTTCCGTGGTTTTGAACAAATCATGGCCGGAAAAGACCCTCAGTCTGGGCTAATAGTCACCCCAAGAATTTGTGGGATATGTGGTGGGTCACACCTGTATTGTGCCTCCTCTGCCTTAGATACCATATGGAAGACACAGCTCACTCCAAATGCCCTTTTGTTAAGGGCTATAGGACAGGCTACTGAGACGCTACAGAGTATACCAAGGTGGTTTTATGCCATTTTTGCCACCGATATGGCCAATAAAAAGTTTGCGAATAAGCCGCTATATGAAGAAGTGACCAAAAGATTTGCAGCATATGTGGGTACTTCCTTTCAAACTGGCTTAACTGCCTCTGCTTTGCCGGTGGAGGTCTATGCTATTTTTGGAGGACAATGGCCACATTCCTCTTATATGGTTCCAGGAGGTGTAATGTGCGCCCCCACCTTGAAAGATATCACAAGAGCACATGCAATCCTGAATCATTTCAGAAACAGATGGTTGGAGACAAACTTCCTAGGCGGCTCTATAGAAAGGTATTTACAAATAAAATCATGGGATGATATGTTGGCCTGGGTAGAGGAAAATGAAAGTCAGAGAAATAGTGATTTGGGACTGTTTATCAGAGCCGGTCTAGAATTTGGAATAGATAAGTTTGGACAGGGAGTAGGCAAATTTATCGCCTATGGTACTTATTTGCACAAGGATAGATATAATCATCCGACCATAGAGGGGAGGAATGATGCGGTTATTTCAGCTGGAGGATTTTATGATGGATCCAAATTTCACCGCTTAAACCATCTGGATATTCAGGAGCATGTGGATCACGCTTGGTACAAACAAGTTCCACCTGCCCACCCTTGGGATGAGCCTATTCCGACACCGGTACCTTCTCAGAATCTGGAAAATACTGATTTTTCAGGTAAGTATAGTTGGTCTAAAGCTCCGAGATATATGGGGTTTGCTGCTGAAGCAGGTCCATTATCCAGGGTGATTATGGCAGGAAATCCTGATAATTTGGAGCACCAAAACAGAGACCCTTTGTTTTTGGATATCATGGATAAATTAGGACCTTCTGTATTTACAAGAACTTTGGCCCGGCTTCATGAGGCCCCAAGAATCTATGAATATTTGAATGAATGGCTCAGTCAGATAGATCTGGACGGTGAATTCTACATCAAGCCAGAAGAAAGAGATGGAAAAGGATGGGGAGCAACTGAAGCGGCCCGTGGTGCTTTGGCACATTGGGTTGAGATCAAAAATGGTGTGATTGAAAATTATCAAGTGATGGCCCCAACCACATGGAATGTAGGCCCAAATGATGGTAAAGGAAACCCTGGCCCTATCGAAGCAGCGCTCGAGGGAACTGAAATCGAAGATCCGCATGATCCCGTAGAAGTGGGTATGGTGGCGAGGTCCTTTGATAGCTGCCTTGTATGTACAGTTCATGCCCATGATGGAAAGAGTGGAAAAGAATTGACCAAGTTTAAATTATAA
- a CDS encoding hydrogenase gives MANVLWLQGGACSGNTMSFLNAEEPTVVELVTDFGVNILWHPSIGLEIGHQVSDLLESIVAGKTQLDILVYEGSIVQGPNGTGTMNYFAERPMMDWIKDLSKVSGYVVAIGDCATWGGIPAVPPNPSESTGMQFLKKEKGGFLGADYVSKGGLPVINIPGCPAHPDWITQILVAISTGRIGDVLLDEFHRPKTFFTDFVQTGCPNAISFAQKVDGQFGKRGGCLFYEVGCRGPMTRASCNRILWNRQSSKTRANHPCLGCTEPGFPHNDLVKGSVFKTMKYLGFLPKSVPAGNTKAGYYARAGFEKAMGTLDKVIVGTRPQFESSK, from the coding sequence ATGGCAAATGTTCTTTGGTTGCAAGGAGGGGCATGTAGTGGTAACACCATGTCTTTTTTAAATGCAGAGGAGCCAACTGTAGTGGAATTGGTAACCGATTTTGGTGTCAATATTCTCTGGCATCCATCTATAGGTCTTGAAATAGGCCATCAGGTCTCTGACCTTTTGGAAAGCATCGTTGCTGGTAAAACCCAACTGGATATTCTGGTTTATGAAGGTTCCATCGTACAAGGGCCAAACGGAACCGGTACGATGAATTATTTTGCTGAAAGGCCTATGATGGATTGGATCAAAGACTTGTCCAAAGTTTCAGGCTATGTGGTCGCGATAGGTGACTGCGCAACTTGGGGAGGTATTCCAGCGGTGCCGCCAAATCCTTCTGAAAGTACCGGAATGCAATTTCTCAAAAAAGAGAAAGGAGGTTTTTTGGGTGCTGATTATGTTTCCAAAGGAGGATTACCGGTAATCAATATCCCAGGATGCCCCGCGCACCCTGATTGGATTACCCAAATTTTAGTAGCCATTTCTACAGGAAGAATAGGGGACGTTTTATTGGATGAGTTTCATCGACCTAAAACCTTCTTCACCGATTTTGTTCAGACAGGTTGTCCAAATGCCATTTCATTTGCCCAAAAAGTGGATGGTCAGTTCGGTAAACGGGGCGGATGCTTATTTTACGAAGTAGGCTGTAGAGGTCCCATGACCCGTGCTAGTTGTAACCGTATATTATGGAACCGCCAATCCAGTAAGACCAGGGCAAACCATCCTTGCTTAGGCTGTACAGAGCCTGGCTTCCCTCACAATGATCTTGTAAAAGGCTCTGTTTTCAAAACCATGAAATACTTGGGTTTTTTACCAAAGTCAGTCCCGGCCGGTAATACCAAAGCAGGGTACTATGCGAGAGCCGGATTTGAAAAAGCGATGGGTACCCTGGATAAGGTGATTGTAGGAACAAGACCTCAATTTGAAAGCTCAAAATAA
- a CDS encoding TetR/AcrR family transcriptional regulator, whose translation MSKTKDRILEAAISTFNEHGVANVRLQQIADAADISVGNLAYHFKNKEAIVSHVYDFIFSEFSEILSDYLFIENFQGLDRNLEQYYAFFMKYRFFFTDMFEIERNYPDILEKWHKYSNRMLLQVKSRIEFDVQRGVLVPQSDEMNELLSSNIWMSIIFWLPQRILRGLPAEEKLFKEAVWSQMTPYLTDRGEEEFVAYIYPILI comes from the coding sequence ATGTCTAAAACTAAAGACAGAATTTTAGAAGCAGCGATAAGCACTTTTAATGAACATGGGGTAGCCAATGTAAGGTTGCAACAGATAGCGGATGCTGCGGATATAAGCGTAGGAAACTTAGCTTATCACTTTAAAAACAAAGAGGCAATAGTTTCTCATGTCTATGACTTCATTTTTAGTGAGTTCTCTGAAATATTGTCTGATTATCTTTTTATAGAGAACTTTCAAGGACTGGACAGAAATCTCGAGCAATACTATGCTTTTTTCATGAAGTACCGCTTTTTCTTTACGGACATGTTTGAGATAGAGCGAAATTATCCAGATATCCTGGAGAAATGGCACAAGTATTCCAACCGGATGTTATTACAGGTCAAATCCAGGATTGAATTTGATGTTCAGCGGGGTGTCCTTGTTCCTCAATCTGATGAAATGAATGAGTTACTTTCCAGTAATATCTGGATGTCTATAATTTTTTGGTTACCGCAGAGAATATTAAGAGGGCTTCCAGCTGAGGAGAAACTTTTCAAAGAGGCCGTTTGGAGTCAAATGACACCCTACCTGACAGACAGGGGAGAAGAAGAGTTTGTGGCTTATATATATCCCATTCTTATCTAA
- a CDS encoding TetR/AcrR family transcriptional regulator, with product MPRKDTKTRIKEVALKLFNRDGFVNVRLQHISDVCGLSLGNIGYHFRTKNDILYALFSDFVEEQKLLLSEFRVLPLFEDFNRFLNSNFDLQKRYVFFYKDALDLTRLYENISKQYREHLTWQELQLQGMLVFNEARGALDSKGNQDFVQKMSSLLVWASESWISRQAVTGAEELDKSSYLEMVWFLLRPYFTDTGIEEFENRVIIHEL from the coding sequence ATGCCTAGGAAAGATACCAAAACAAGAATTAAGGAGGTAGCCCTGAAACTTTTTAACAGGGATGGTTTCGTCAATGTTAGATTACAGCACATTTCAGATGTCTGTGGGCTTAGTTTGGGAAATATTGGTTACCATTTCAGAACAAAAAATGATATTCTTTATGCCTTATTCAGTGACTTTGTGGAAGAACAAAAGCTTTTACTGTCTGAATTTCGTGTTTTGCCACTTTTTGAAGATTTTAACCGTTTTCTCAATTCTAATTTTGACTTACAAAAACGGTATGTGTTCTTTTACAAAGATGCTCTGGACTTGACCAGGTTGTATGAAAACATTTCGAAGCAATACAGGGAACATTTGACCTGGCAAGAGCTACAATTGCAAGGAATGTTGGTTTTCAATGAAGCAAGGGGGGCTTTGGACTCAAAAGGGAATCAGGATTTCGTACAAAAAATGTCCTCGCTTTTGGTTTGGGCCAGTGAAAGTTGGATCAGTAGGCAGGCAGTAACAGGTGCAGAAGAATTGGATAAAAGTAGCTATCTGGAAATGGTTTGGTTTTTGTTGAGGCCTTACTTTACGGATACAGGAATAGAAGAATTTGAAAATAGGGTTATAATACATGAACTATGA
- a CDS encoding hydrogenase maturation nickel metallochaperone HypA translates to MHEISLVKNIFGSLDSVYPEKERKRIKKIHMKVGLLSNVEPILMQNAFEAVVATERKEYRDCELCIEVLPILVHCDECNKESEVVNYKFVCSCNKPTNKVTQGNELLISGVELID, encoded by the coding sequence ATGCACGAAATATCATTGGTCAAAAATATTTTCGGATCCCTTGACTCAGTCTATCCGGAAAAGGAAAGAAAAAGAATTAAAAAGATCCATATGAAAGTTGGGCTACTTTCCAATGTTGAGCCCATTTTGATGCAAAATGCATTTGAAGCGGTAGTGGCTACAGAAAGAAAAGAGTATAGGGATTGCGAGCTTTGTATTGAAGTATTGCCTATTTTAGTACATTGCGATGAATGTAATAAAGAATCGGAAGTGGTTAATTATAAGTTTGTTTGTTCTTGTAATAAACCTACCAATAAGGTAACCCAGGGAAATGAGTTGTTGATTTCAGGGGTTGAACTTATTGATTGA
- a CDS encoding bifunctional nuclease family protein — MKDTLELVEVFIVAMSPSTNFPGKFALILEDLDKKNRFPLLIGEAEALSIGVALEQIKTQRPLTHDLFFDVVSLFHAKVEYVWIKEIKDNIFKSEIVFKTAERKELCVDSRTSDAIALALRFDSPILIPKQLLEEQRIDMDIYVGESKRTAFSSYTMEELENLLQKVLEKEDYQSAVRIREVIAKRKNINN, encoded by the coding sequence ATGAAGGATACTTTAGAATTGGTGGAAGTTTTTATCGTTGCCATGTCACCAAGTACGAATTTCCCTGGTAAATTCGCTTTGATTTTGGAGGACTTGGATAAAAAAAACAGGTTTCCTTTGCTTATTGGCGAGGCTGAAGCTTTATCCATTGGGGTTGCTTTGGAGCAGATTAAAACCCAGCGGCCACTTACCCATGACCTTTTTTTCGATGTGGTGAGTTTGTTTCACGCCAAAGTGGAATATGTTTGGATTAAAGAGATCAAGGATAATATTTTTAAGAGCGAAATTGTTTTCAAAACGGCTGAGCGTAAGGAGCTGTGCGTGGACAGCAGGACATCTGATGCTATTGCCTTAGCCTTAAGGTTTGATAGCCCGATCTTAATTCCTAAGCAACTTTTGGAGGAACAACGCATAGATATGGACATTTATGTAGGGGAAAGCAAGCGAACTGCCTTTTCTTCGTATACCATGGAAGAATTGGAGAACCTCTTACAAAAGGTACTGGAAAAGGAAGATTATCAAAGCGCTGTCAGGATAAGAGAGGTAATTGCAAAGAGAAAAAATATTAATAACTAA
- a CDS encoding HypE family hydrogenase expression/formation protein has product MGKVHPKADISVDRIKTGDKVIISNDIARHGIAIMSVREGLEFESDIESDTCHFNTIIEQLLEDFGKGIHFLRDATRGGLSTILNEVSKSLLKGIAIHQKDIVVDESVAGACELLGLDPLYVANEGVFVAFVEASIADQVVQKLKNWENGIHAAVIGEVIDGHPGQVVLHSQIGGRRVVNMLVGEQLPRIC; this is encoded by the coding sequence GTGGGGAAGGTGCATCCAAAAGCGGATATTTCGGTTGACCGAATCAAAACAGGGGATAAGGTGATTATTTCCAATGATATTGCAAGGCATGGTATAGCCATTATGAGTGTCAGGGAGGGCTTGGAATTCGAATCGGATATCGAAAGCGATACTTGTCATTTCAATACGATTATTGAGCAGCTTTTGGAGGATTTTGGCAAGGGGATTCACTTTTTAAGGGATGCTACCAGAGGTGGATTGTCTACCATTTTGAATGAGGTATCAAAGTCTTTGTTGAAAGGAATTGCCATTCACCAAAAAGACATCGTTGTAGATGAATCAGTTGCAGGAGCTTGTGAATTATTAGGTTTAGATCCACTATATGTAGCCAATGAAGGGGTTTTTGTAGCATTTGTAGAAGCCTCCATCGCAGATCAAGTGGTCCAAAAATTAAAAAATTGGGAGAATGGAATACATGCAGCAGTGATTGGAGAAGTAATTGATGGTCATCCTGGTCAGGTGGTTTTGCATAGTCAAATCGGAGGAAGAAGGGTTGTCAATATGCTGGTAGGGGAACAATTGCCGAGAATTTGTTGA
- a CDS encoding IS1595 family transposase, which produces MNILQFNERYPDEASCIHYLKEQREREGVICKNCNSKDHYWLNSLNMFQCKHCKFRTGLKNGTIMENSKLPLRTWLLAMTLVSATKKGFSCLELQRQMGHSRYETVFRLYHKLREAMGKRDSQYKLEDMVEYDEAFVSKATKSSEKTKLKKGRGSQKQATVAVMAESSILEDLITGEKDKSCRYFKMVKIDNLKAKTAEKLIKGLIDKKAVLQTDESTTYANLEDCIDVHVSELSSTKEGKFNLKWAHIAISNLKRDLQKYHMVSEKMLQNYLNEFCYKLNRRYFGKKLFDRLVIASICPYLYTSG; this is translated from the coding sequence ATGAATATTCTACAATTCAATGAAAGATATCCTGATGAGGCAAGTTGCATCCATTACTTGAAGGAACAAAGGGAAAGAGAAGGTGTTATTTGCAAGAATTGTAATTCCAAGGATCACTACTGGCTTAATTCTCTCAATATGTTCCAATGTAAACATTGTAAATTTAGGACAGGACTGAAAAATGGTACTATTATGGAAAACAGCAAGTTACCATTGAGGACTTGGTTGCTTGCAATGACTCTTGTAAGCGCAACCAAGAAGGGATTTAGCTGCCTTGAACTACAGAGGCAGATGGGTCATAGCAGATACGAGACTGTTTTCAGACTGTATCACAAGCTCCGGGAAGCAATGGGTAAACGTGACAGCCAATATAAACTAGAAGATATGGTTGAATATGATGAGGCTTTTGTAAGCAAGGCAACAAAATCTTCGGAAAAGACGAAGCTGAAGAAAGGCCGTGGAAGCCAAAAACAAGCTACTGTCGCTGTTATGGCTGAATCATCTATTCTTGAAGACCTAATTACTGGAGAAAAGGACAAAAGCTGCAGATATTTCAAGATGGTCAAAATAGATAACTTGAAGGCAAAAACAGCCGAAAAACTGATAAAAGGACTGATTGACAAAAAAGCCGTGCTCCAAACTGATGAAAGTACGACTTATGCTAACCTAGAAGATTGTATCGATGTTCACGTGAGCGAATTATCTTCCACAAAAGAGGGCAAGTTCAACCTCAAATGGGCACATATAGCAATAAGCAACCTTAAAAGGGATTTACAGAAGTACCATATGGTTTCAGAAAAGATGCTTCAAAACTATCTCAATGAATTCTGTTATAAACTAAACCGAAGATACTTTGGTAAAAAACTCTTTGATAGACTTGTTATTGCGAGCATTTGCCCCTACTTGTATACAAGCGGATAA
- a CDS encoding AIR synthase related protein, whose translation MSEYKSILSSSCPMPKLDFEIITMGHGSGGLLTHKLLDAGVFDVLSNEYLDKQHDGAVFEVTPGKMAFTTDSYVVSPIFFPGGNIGELAINGTVNDLCMCGAKAAFISLSFIIEEGLRVSDFWEILLHIKQAADHAGVKIVTGDTKVVERGKGDKIL comes from the coding sequence ATGTCGGAATATAAAAGTATTTTATCATCCTCCTGCCCCATGCCCAAGCTTGATTTTGAGATCATTACCATGGGGCATGGCAGTGGAGGCTTGCTTACCCACAAACTTTTAGATGCAGGAGTATTTGATGTGCTTTCCAATGAATACCTAGATAAGCAGCATGACGGCGCTGTCTTTGAAGTTACTCCGGGAAAGATGGCTTTTACTACGGATAGCTATGTGGTTTCTCCGATATTTTTCCCTGGAGGAAATATCGGTGAATTGGCGATCAACGGTACTGTGAATGACCTTTGCATGTGTGGGGCAAAAGCAGCTTTTATTTCCTTATCTTTTATCATTGAAGAAGGCTTGCGTGTCAGTGATTTTTGGGAAATCTTATTGCATATCAAGCAAGCAGCAGATCATGCCGGGGTCAAAATAGTAACTGGGGATACCAAGGTGGTAGAGCGTGGAAAAGGAGATAAGATTTTATGA
- the hypD gene encoding hydrogenase formation protein HypD produces MKYLSEYRDPELVKKYLDEIHQSTTKPWIIMEVCGGQTHSIVKNGLLQLLPKEITMVHGPGCPVCVTPMHLIDKAVYLAFNERVILCSFGDMLRVPGSTDSLLEAKSKGADVRILYSPLEAVKLAKDNPDKQVVFFAVGFETTAPANALSVLHAHREGLKNYSILASHVLVPPAIDAVMNDDLVKIQGFLAAGHVCTIMGIGEYGPLVEKYQVPIVVTGFEPVDILHGILMVVKQLEKSEHKLENQYARVVRPEGNPEARKVIEEVFEITDREWRGVGNIPLSGYQVKEQYAAFDANKKFSIKIPKVEENPECIAGQVLKGIKKPHECPQFGKGCNPERPLGAPMVSSEGACAAYYHFSKISGQVMEA; encoded by the coding sequence ATGAAGTACCTATCGGAATACAGAGATCCTGAATTGGTGAAAAAATATTTGGATGAAATACATCAAAGCACTACAAAACCATGGATCATTATGGAAGTATGTGGAGGTCAGACCCACAGCATTGTGAAAAACGGATTGCTCCAATTGCTTCCCAAAGAAATTACTATGGTCCATGGACCAGGTTGTCCTGTCTGTGTGACACCGATGCATCTAATAGATAAAGCGGTTTATCTGGCATTTAACGAGAGGGTGATTTTATGCTCTTTTGGGGATATGCTAAGGGTACCGGGATCCACAGACAGTTTATTGGAAGCAAAGTCCAAAGGTGCAGATGTAAGGATATTGTATTCCCCTTTAGAGGCAGTGAAGTTGGCAAAGGATAATCCTGATAAACAGGTGGTATTCTTTGCGGTAGGTTTTGAGACCACCGCCCCTGCCAATGCCCTTTCTGTGCTTCATGCCCACAGAGAGGGTTTGAAAAATTACTCCATTCTGGCTTCTCATGTACTTGTTCCACCAGCAATAGATGCAGTAATGAATGATGATTTGGTCAAAATCCAGGGTTTTCTTGCAGCAGGACACGTATGTACAATTATGGGAATTGGGGAATATGGCCCTCTGGTAGAGAAATACCAAGTACCTATTGTCGTTACAGGGTTTGAGCCTGTAGATATTTTGCATGGGATATTAATGGTAGTCAAGCAATTAGAAAAAAGTGAGCATAAACTTGAAAACCAGTATGCCAGAGTAGTCAGGCCGGAGGGCAATCCGGAGGCAAGAAAAGTGATTGAGGAGGTTTTTGAAATTACGGATAGGGAATGGAGAGGAGTGGGGAATATCCCCTTAAGTGGATATCAAGTAAAAGAGCAGTATGCAGCATTTGATGCCAATAAAAAATTCTCTATCAAAATACCCAAAGTGGAGGAAAACCCGGAATGTATTGCAGGTCAGGTGTTGAAAGGTATAAAAAAACCACACGAATGCCCTCAGTTTGGAAAAGGATGTAATCCTGAGAGACCACTTGGTGCGCCAATGGTAAGTAGCGAAGGTGCTTGCGCGGCGTATTACCATTTTTCCAAAATCAGCGGTCAGGTAATGGAAGCCTAG
- a CDS encoding HypC/HybG/HupF family hydrogenase formation chaperone, with protein MCLAIPGKIKSIETMYDGLVRMAKIQFGGIVKQASLEMVPQAKVGDYVLVHVGVAISIVDEEEARKSFEYLEMIGEIDELIEHTQTDRNDLPPIDSSKSQSADGA; from the coding sequence ATGTGCTTGGCGATTCCCGGTAAAATAAAAAGTATTGAGACCATGTATGATGGTCTGGTCAGAATGGCTAAGATCCAATTTGGCGGTATTGTAAAACAGGCAAGTCTTGAGATGGTTCCCCAGGCAAAAGTGGGGGATTATGTGCTTGTCCATGTAGGTGTAGCCATCAGTATTGTGGATGAGGAGGAAGCCAGAAAATCATTCGAATACTTGGAGATGATTGGTGAGATTGATGAATTGATCGAACATACCCAAACCGATAGGAATGACCTGCCTCCAATCGATTCCAGTAAAAGCCAATCAGCGGATGGTGCCTAA